A single Triticum dicoccoides isolate Atlit2015 ecotype Zavitan chromosome 2A, WEW_v2.0, whole genome shotgun sequence DNA region contains:
- the LOC119357248 gene encoding peroxidase 12-like: MASRAAAAIAVLALVCAAVHSSEGQLSPNFHAATCPDLEHIVEFHVAETFRRDVGVAPALIRILFHDCFPQGCDASVLLKGAGSELNEVPNQTLRPVALDLIERIRAAVHSACGPTVSCADITVLATRDSLVEAGGPRFDVSLGRRDALAPASSALVGLLPAPFFDVPTLISSFSNRSLDVADLVSLSGAHTFGVAHCPAFEDRFKPVFDTNPAIDSKFATSLRNKCAGDNPAGTLTQNLDVRTPDAFDNKYYFDLIARQGLFKSDQGLIDHPTTKRMATRFSLNQGAFFEQFARSMTKMSNMDLLTGNKGEIRNNCAAPNRRVQDIETATTGDEGIAADM, from the coding sequence ATGGCGTCCAGAGCAGCAGCGGCCATCGCCGTCCTGGCCTTGGTCTGCGCCGCCGTCCACTCGTCGGAGGGCCAGCTCTCACCCAACTTCCACGCCGCGACGTGCCCGGACCTGGAGCACATCGTGGAGTTCCACGTCGCCGAGACGTTCCGCCGCGACGTGGGCGTGGCGCCGGCGCTCATCCGCATCCTCTTCCACGACTGCTTCCCGCAGGGCTGCGACGCGTCCGTGCTGCTCAAGGGCGCCGGCAGCGAGCTCAATGAGGTCCCCAACCAGACCCTCCGCCCCGTGGCGCTGGACCTCATCGAGCGCATCCGCGCCGCCGTGCACAGCGCCTGCGGGCCCaccgtctcctgcgccgacatcaCCGTGCTCGCCACCCGCGACTCCCTCGTCGAGGCCGGCGGGCCGCGCTTCGACGTCTCCCTCGGCCGCCGCGACGCCCTCGCCCCGGCGTCGTCCGCTCTCGTCGGCCTCCTGCCGGCGCCCTTCTTCGACGTGCCGACCCTCATCTCCTCCTTCAGCAACCGCAGCCTGGACGTGGCCGACCTGGTGTCCCTCTCCGGCGCGCACACCTTCGGCGTCGCCCACTGCCCGGCCTTCGAGGACCGCTTCAAGCCGGTGTTCGACACCAACCCGGCCATCGACTCCAAGTTCGCCACCTCTCTCCGGAACAAGTGCGCTGGGGACAACCCCGCCGGCACCCTGACCCAGAACCTCGACGTCCGCACCCCGGACGCCTTCGACAACAAGTACTACTTCGACCTGATCGCGAGGCAGGGCCTGTTCAAGTCGGACCAGGGCCTCATCGACCACCCCACCACCAAGCGCATGGCCACCCGCTTCTCGCTCAACCAGGGCGCCTTCTTCGAGCAGTTCGCCCGGTCCATGACCAAGATGAGCAACATGGACCTCCTCACCGGCAACAAGGGCGAGATCCGGAACAACTGCGCCGCCCCCAACAGGCGTGTCCAGGATATCGAGACCGCCACCACCGGCGACGAGGGGATCGCCGCCGACATGTGA